Proteins encoded in a region of the Zea mays cultivar B73 chromosome 2, Zm-B73-REFERENCE-NAM-5.0, whole genome shotgun sequence genome:
- the LOC103647721 gene encoding uncharacterized protein: protein MGAAAAAKHALQVVAAGGDAGQSSFSANSPPTTGAGFVALDVGELSSLAGDAGPPGTPIAPPRTPRVVRSLSRKGDRKPADADANATAGGGRERPQLFVHVAAGDLGDAPGSARLVVHTPLAGTPGSKSRRFGRRAAPWLDPRRVVFLFATLSSVGTLILLYFTLSMSRADSSSGGGGGSGGSDAR, encoded by the exons TTGCAGGTTGTCGCGGCGGGAGGAGATGCTGGGCAATCGAGCTTCAGCGCCAACTCACCCCCCACCACCGGCGCCGGGTTCGTCGCCCTCGACGTCGGTGAGCTCTCGTCTCTGGCCGGCGACGCCGGCCCTCCGGGCACGCCCATCGCGCCGCCCCGGACACCC AGGGTGGTGAGGTCGCTGTCGAGGAAGGGCGACAGGAAGCCGGCCGACGCCGACGCCAACGCCACCGCCG gTGGCGGTAGAGAGCGGCCGCAGCTGTTCGTACACGTGGCTGCCGGCGACCTCGGGGACGCGCCCGGCAGCGCCCGGCTGGTCGTCCACACGCCGCTGGCCGGCACGCCCGGAAGCAAGTCCCGGCGGTTCGGAAGGCGGGCGGCGCCGTGGCTCGATCCCCGCAGGGTGGTCTTCCTCTTCGCCACGCT GTCCAGCGTGGGAACACTGATCCTCCTCTACTTCACGCTATCCATGAGCAGGGCGGACTCCagtagcggcggcggcggcggcagcggcggcagcgACGCCCGGTGA